The stretch of DNA ATGGGATTTATGCGGCGGATTGGGGTGGAAACCCGGCGTGTGACGGGATGGAGTTTGAATAGTAGCCGCACACGCAACGCATGCCGGAGTTGAACGCGTGGGCGGGAATCCGCCCACCCTACCGAATCAATACCGGACGACCACTCCGGCGCCGATGGTGCGCTGGAAGTAGTTGTAGTCGATCAGGCTCTGGCCGTAGCCCGAGAACCAGTGCACGTAGCCCTTGAGCGGACCGGCCAGCGGGAAGGCCCAGCCGAGCTGGGTCGCGCCCTTGCTGGTCGAGAGGTTACGGCGCAGCAGGGCCGTGAACTCGTGGCCGTCCATCCGGTAGGTGCCGGACAGTTCGGCGCGGCCCATGTAGTCGACGATGTCGGGATTGTCGTCCTCCTCGAAGCGCTCGCCCAGGCGCTTCCACACGCGCGCCGTCATCGAGAAGCGTCCGCGCTCGATGCCGACCTGGGCGTAGAGCCGGTTCCAGCTGCGCGACAGGGTCGAGGTCTGGCCATTCGACTGGTGCACCAGGCCCAGGTTCAGGTACTTCAGGTTGGCGCCGAACACGCTGTAGTTCAGCGGCGTCACCACCATTACCTCGGGCTGGTAGTTGGTCTCGCGGAAGGGGCTGGACGCCTCGCTGTTGTCGGCCTGCCAGAAGCTGTTCTGGGTGTAGGCGAACCAGACGTCGACCGGCAGCTCGAAGGCCGTCTCGACCGCCTTCATCTTGAAGCCGAGCTGGTACTGCAGTTCGGCGTGCGACAGCTTGCCGGTGAAGTCGACCGCCCGGAAGGGTTGATAGGGCGCCTCGTTGGGGCGGTAGGTACGGGTCGCGATCAGGTAGTTGGCCCGGTGCGGGCGGAACACGAAGATGC from Massilia varians encodes:
- a CDS encoding phospholipase A, translating into MHLKKKNLAALLPVLLATPSFAQQATPTVTQQLADCTKLVDTTRRLACFDGLAAAHGATPAAPAPGQEVAAASVQPTTAFLVQPHVNPAASSDPAVEAAAEYTMDSHWELNEKHRRGIFVFRPHRANYLIATRTYRPNEAPYQPFRAVDFTGKLSHAELQYQLGFKMKAVETAFELPVDVWFAYTQNSFWQADNSEASSPFRETNYQPEVMVVTPLNYSVFGANLKYLNLGLVHQSNGQTSTLSRSWNRLYAQVGIERGRFSMTARVWKRLGERFEEDDNPDIVDYMGRAELSGTYRMDGHEFTALLRRNLSTSKGATQLGWAFPLAGPLKGYVHWFSGYGQSLIDYNYFQRTIGAGVVVRY